The Phycisphaeraceae bacterium genome contains the following window.
TGCTTGATGAGAATGCGGAAGCGGCCGAGCCCGATGGCGGTGGCGGCTTGCACGTACTCGAGTTGCTTGATCTTCATGACTTCGCCTCGAATGACGCGGCAGGTCCCGATCCAGAACGTGAGCCCGAAGGCGGCATAGACAGGCACGAGGGCCAGGCCCGGGCGTTCGGTCGGGTTGTCGAAGAGTTCGGCAAAGAGTGCGTTGCCTCGGACGATGTAGATGAGCACCGCGAGGAGCACGAGGTATGGAACAGAACTGAGGGTGGAGACGAGCCACATGACCAGATGGTCAACCCATCGGCCATAGAAACCGGCGAGGCCGCCGAGGATGGTGCCGATGGTGACCGACATCAGCGAGGCGATGAGTCCGACCTGAAACGCAATCTTGATGCTGTAGAAGGATCGGACCGCGACCGAGCGGCCCGATTCATCGGAGCCGAGAAACGTGCGGAATGAGTAGACAAGGCCGCCCCAGCCTGTGGGCATGGGCATGAGATCGAGAAGCGCGGCCTCGACACGGGGCATGGCTTGGGCGATGATCTTGTAGACTTCGGCATTCTCGAGTTGAAGATCGGCCAGCTCGGCTTCGAGTGAGGCACGCTCGTCGGGGTCTAACTCGTCGTCGAGCACGACCTCGATGTCGTTGATCTCGTAACGGATGTCCTCGCGCTCGAGCCAGGCGTCATCGAGCGTGTCAAAGTGCTCGCGCAGCTGCTGCCAGAGGCGGTCAACATCGGCGGGTGATGCGTTGACGATGGTGCGTTCGGCCAGGGCCACGGCTTCGATCCGTTGCGAGGCGTCGGGAGCTTGCGCAAGCCCGCCTGGCGCATTGAGCGATGGTTGTAGATGCTGGCGAACGTACCACGTCAGTTCGTCGAAGCGTTTTTCCTGATCGGGTTTCTGGAGGAAGCCGTAGGATCTCCCGGGCAGGACGCGCTGGTTGCAATCGCGCAGGTCGAGCACGCCGAAGAACACTGCAACTGCGACGAAGAAGTACAGACCGATCACCCCGAGCGCGACCATGGCGAGTTTGTTGCGGCGAAACTTTCGAGCGCCGCGGCTTTTGAAGAGTTTGACCATCATGAGAGCCTCACTCTCGGATCGACCAGCGCGTACAGCACGTCGGTCAGGATGATCGAAAGGATGAAGATGCCGGCGAAGACAGCGACGAAGGCCTGAATGACCGGGAAGTCGTCGGCGTTGATCGCGTTGATGAGTTCGGCACCCATGCCGGGGATCTTGAAGTACATTTCGAGCAGGATCGAGCCTGTGATGAGGAACGGCAGTGTCGCCATGATGCGCGTGATGATCGGGATCATCGCGTTCTTGAGCATGTGAACGAAGATCACCTTGGGTTTGCTGGCACCCTTGGCCACGGCGGTCACGATGTAGTCCTTGGTCGTCTCCTCGACCATGACGGCGCGATAGAAGCGGACATCGTACCCCATAGAGACAATAACGCCAATGATGACCGGCAGCATGCAGTACTTGACCCAGTTGCCCAGTGATGCGCCTTCGCTCAGGAAGGGCACCCATGGCGCGTATCCCGTGATTGCGAACGGGGTGTTGAACCCTCCAGGATCGAGGTTCGGCCAATATGCACCAAAGAACTGCCCGAAGATGATGTACACCAGGAAACTGATGCTCATGCCGAGCACGGCGATCACGACAAGTGTTCGATCGATCAACCTCCCTCGAAAGTACGCGGATATCAGTGAGACGACAATCGAGACCGACGCGCTGACGACAAGTGTCGGGAGCGTGATCGAGAGACTCGGCGGGATCGCCTTGCGGATGATGTCGCCGACGGACCGACCTTTCTGGCTCCAACTTTCCTCGGTGAAGTTCAGCGTGAAGGTCTTGCCGAGGAAGCGAACATACTGCACCAGCAGCGGGTCATTGAGCCTCATTTTTTCGCGGATGGCGTCGATCTCGGCCGGAGTTGGATTCTTGCTCAACTGCGACCGAACCGGATCGCGTGCATAGCGCAGCCCGATCATCAGCAGCAGAACGATGCTGAGATAGACGGGGATGTTGTACAAGATCTTGCGAACGATAAAAGCCCACATACGCGATGTACTCCGAGCCGAAGGAAGCGATCGGGGTTGATTCGAGTTTCCTGCCGATCTTTACCGTCGGGCGGGGTGCGCCATATCGACATCGAGATATTTGACGTAGGTGTAGAAGTCTTCGGTGGGCTTGAAGTTCTTGCACCAGGGTTGGATGAGGTACACGCGAGTTCGAGCGAGCGAGCCGCAGAACGGGGCGTCGTGAATCAGCATATCGCGCATCTGCTCGTACACCTTGGTCCGCTCGGGGCCGGGAGGCATCGTGCGGATTTGTTCGTAGAGTGCGTCGTACTCGGGGCGCGAGTAGTTGGAGTGGTTCGAGCCCGGCGAGGCGTTGGGGCTGTAGAAGAGCGCGAGGTTGTTCTCAGCGTCGGGATAGTCCGATCCCCACGCGAAACTGAACATGGGTGCCTGCCGCAGATCGACGGTTGACATCAGGTCGGTGAAGTTGAGATATCGCGGGTTGAGTCGGATGCCGACGAGGTCGAGGTTTCGCTGCATGAGTTCGACTATGCGCTGGCTCTCGGCACCTGAACTCGTGTAGAACTCGATGACGGGAAGATCGGTGACTTTCCCATTGACAACGGTGTACCCTGCTTCGCGCAGTTTCTGGCGAGCGAGCTCGTAGTTGGGTCCGCGTGTCGAGAAGGGCGCACGGTTGCCTTCGGTGCTGGGGAAGCCATCGAGACCTGGAGGGATCGGCCCGTCATAGGGCAGCGCCATGCCGAAGTAGAACGTCTCGTTCATTTCGTCCCAGTCCATGGCGAGATTGATCGCCTGGCGCAGGGCGCGTTTCTGATCGGTCAGTCCGCCGACGAGTTTGTCATCCATGTTGAATGAACGGAAGATGAAGTCGAGCAGCGGCACCTGAACAGCCCGAATGCCCTGTCGATCCCACTCGCGGCGAAGTTCCTTGGTGCGGCGGCTGAAGGCCTCTTCAAAGCCCGATTGGGGAACGGTTGTGAACTCCTTGAGGCCCGACTTGAACTCGAGCCACATGGGTTGGCTCTCGACGAAGAACGTGAACTCGAGTTTGTCGATGAACGGGATGCGTTGTCCGGCGGGCTGATGCAGGCCCAAGCGTTCATCCTCGGGCATCCACTCGCTCGGGTAGTAGGCTTCGCGATAGTTCGGGTTGCGGTGCATGGTCAGGCTGACATTGCGGCGCCAGTCTGATTCGTTGCGGAGAATGAATGGTCCGGTTCCGACGGGGCGACCGGCGAATGTCGAGCCATAGCGCTCGACCGCTTCGCGCGGGACGATGGAGAACTGGAACATGGCCAGGCGCCAGACGAACTGCTGGTTTGGTTCGTTGAGTTCAACTTCGAAGGTGTAGGTGCCGGTTTTGCGCAGGCCTTCGACATTGGCCTCATAGTCGAAACGCTCCTTGTTCTTGACCCGCTCGGCCTGCTTGTCCTTGTAGTCGTCGAACCCCTTGATCATGCCTTCGACGAGCCACCAGCTCTTGTATGTGTTTGCCGGATCGGCCAGTCGCTTCCATGAGTAGATAACGTCGTCGGCCACCATCTCGCGGCCCTTGCCACCAGGGAAGCAGGGGTCATCGTGGAAAAGAACGCCGGGAAGGAGTTCGAACTTCCACAGCCGACCGCCTTCGGTGACTTCGGGCATTTGCGTCAGGAGCAGTGGTTCGAGTTCGAGAGGACGCTTGAGGTACTTGTACTGGAGCAGAGTTTCGTAGAGGGCTGAAGCCGCGCGGTTTTCGTAGGTGGTGGAACCCATGATCGGGTCGAGCGTGCCCGGGCCATTGGTGGTCATCGGAATGCGGATGACCTTCTCCTGGGCGTGGGCATGCGGCGCGAACAATGCCAATGCGACAGCCAGGCATGTCAACAGCCATGCGGTGTGCGTTCGTGCGATCATGAGGCATCCTCCTTGTTCGATTGTGGTTGCAAGCCGATGCGGTGCATATGGCTTGCAAAACCCCAGCGGATCGATCCTAGCGACCGGCGAGCGCGTACGCCACGCGCACGGTTGAGCAATTGAATACCGTTCTGGGCGTGAGGTGCTGACAAGAATCCCGCTCAAATTTCTGCACTTGTGAGCGTGAGCCGAAAGGGGGCGCTGATGAAGACCGAACGAATGCGATGGACCGGACTCGTGGCACTGATCGGGGCGCTGGCTGTCGGTGGGTGCTCGTCATCGGGGCCCGCCAGACCGGCCATGATCTCGCATGTGGTGCTCATCGAACTGAGCGATCCGTCGCTGGCTGGCGCATTGATTGCCGATTGCGACCGGCATCTGACCGATATCAAAGAGGTCAGGTCGTATGCGAGTGGACAACACCTCGATACCGGGCGGGCGACGGTGCAGAGTGATTATGACGTGGGTTTGTATATCGGGTTTGACTCGGTCGAGGATTATGCGCGGTATGTGGAGCATCCGTTGCATGTGGAGTTGGTTGATCGCTGGCGGTCGCGCATCGCGCGGATGCGCGTGTACGACATCGGCGATCCGACGCCCTGAGTGGCGGGTGCTCCAGGAGAGAGCGGGAGGAAGCGGCTGATGAGTGCTCCGGCGTTTGATGCGGTCAGTGCGACGATGGTCAGGCGCGGGCAGCGCGAGTTGATCGCATTCGCGGGGTGCAACTACCTTGGGCTGGCGCACGAGCCGCGTGTCTTGCGGGCGGCAAGCGAAGCCATGGGACACTTTGGCCTGAGCACAAGCGCATCGCGCGAGACGAGCGGGAATACAGCGCTGCACGAACAGATGGAAGACCTGATCTGTGCAGTGCTCGGGGCTGAGCGCGCGCTGCTGGTGCCTGATGGATATACCGCCAATCTGGCTGCGATGCAGATGCTCGCTGCAGTGGGTGTTCGGACGGCCCTGGTTGATGAGCGATCGCACCGAAGTCTGCTTGATGCAGCGCGGTGCGCGGGAATGGACGTGCGGATGTTTCGCGGCGACAGGTTCGAAGAAGCGCAGCGCGAGATTCAAGCCACGACGACCGGGGATATTGCGATTCTGACTGATGGCGTGTTTGCCAGCGATGGGCGCATGGCGATGCTGCGGGCGTTTCACGAGAGCGGGCTCTATCTGGTGGTGGACGACTGCCATGCGTTTGGCGTGCTGGGGCCGGGCGGTGCGGGCACTTTGGCGCATCAGGGGTTGGGATTGCGCGAGCGGGTGGTGGTGACATCGACGCTGGCCAAGGGAATCGGGTGTGCGGGGGGGTTCGTGGCGGCGCGGGCGTCGCTGATTGATGTGGCGCGGGTCAGGGCCAGTGCGTACGTCTGCACGACGCCGGCCTCGCCGGTGCTGATTGCCGGGGCGATCGTGGCGCTGAGCATCGCGCGCGTTGATGATGCCCGTCATGAGCGGCTTCGGACGAATATTGAGCACGTCGAGAGCGTGCTGCGCGGGCTGGGCATCACGGTGAGGCGTGAACCGACACCGATTTTCGCGTTCACGATCGGGTCGGCCCAGCGCATGGAGCGGATTGAGCAAGTACTCGAAGCCGAGGGCGTGTTTGTGCCTGTGGTGACGTACCCGAGTGGGCCATCGCCGGTGTACTTTCGGTTGAGCGTGACAAGCGAGCACGAGGCGCACCACATCGACACTCTGGCCCGGGCACTGCAGCGGGCGCTGAGTGCGGGTGAAGATTTGAGCGTACCCTCTGTCCATGCGCGACACCGATCTGAGATCGATGCTTGATTTCGCTGTGGACGCCGCCAGGCAGGCCGGCGAGGTGACGCTGCGATATTTTCGACACGATGCGCTGGAAGTGACGGGCAAGGCGGACGGCACGTCCGTGACTCGCGCTGATCGCGAAGCCGAATCGCAGTTGCGAAGCCTGATCGAAACGCGGTTTCCCTCGCACAGCATCATGGGCGAAGAGCAGGGGCAGAGCGGCCACTCGAGCACGCGGTGGATTCTGGATCCGGTGGACGGGACATTTTCGTTTGTACGTGGTGTGCCGCTGTATGGCACGCTCGTAGGGCTTGAGCGCGATGGCGAGATGGTTCTCGGTGTGTTGTACATGCCGGCGCTTGATGAGCTGGTGTATGCAGCCCGAGGGCTTGGCGCCTGGCATCGCGTGGGACGTGTGACAGAGACTCGAGCGCGGGTTTCGAGCGTTGCATCGCTTGATGAGGCGCTGATGTGCACGACCTCGAGCGATTACTTTCGCAAGGCGGGAATCGCGGGCCTGCTGCCCGAACTGGCGGGGAAGTTCGGGCATAATCGCGGGTGGAGCGATTGCTATGCAGCGCTTCTGGTGGCGACCGGGCGGGCCGAAGCGGTGGTCGAGCCGTTGATTCATCCGTGGGATGTCGCAGCCATCAAGCCGATTATCGAAGAAGCGGGCGGTCGGTATTCAGACTGGTCGGGAGATGGGTCGATTCATCGGCCGACAGCGCTGATGTCGAACGGGCTGGTGCATGACGAGTTGATTGCGATGTTGCACGCCTCAGCAGCGGAGATTCAGTAATGCACAGGCCGGGCTCCAATCCTGCGGACATGCAGCCCGAGGACTTTATCTGTGATTTCTGCGGGATCGCGTGGGACGGCACGTTTGCGATGGTCGAGGGGCACCGGGGCAGTTTAATCTGCGGGCGATGTCTGACTGTGGCCTATACCGATATCGTGCTGGGTGATGTTGCGCAAAGGAATGAGACAAATGAGGAATCGACGTGCGTGATGTGCCTCGAAGCGAAGGCTGAGGGCATGTGGCAGAGCCCGGTTCTGGAAGAGGCCAAGGTGTGTCGCACATGCGTGAACCGCTCGGCGGGCAAGCTGCACAAGGACCCGGACTGGAACTGGTCCAAGCCTGTCTTGCCGAGGTAGGGCGGTTGTTTAGCGCCCGAGCAGTGTCAGGATTGATTCGAGCATGTCGCGGCTGGTGGTTTCATTGCCGCCGGGTTCGATGCGCACGCTGATGCGCGTGCCATTGGGTGAAAGAGATGATCCGACAATGATGCGCTTGAAGAGTCTTGAGTCGGGCGGGCGTGCGACGATGCGGGTGCGGTCGTTGGTGGCTTCGGAGGTGGTGATGGTGTAGCCGCGGTGTCGGAGCGTGCGTTCGGCTGCTGCACGAATCGATTGAGGCGGGATGGACTGTGGGAGTTCGGAGTGCAGCGTCTCGACCGCGTAGACGGCAAGAACGGGTTCCTGACCATGCCAGGCGTAGGTGGGATGGCGCTGTTGCGTGGTGCAGCCACTGATCAGGATCAGGACGAGGGCGGCGGGAATGGTTGTATGTCGGAGAGCCATCGGTGCATATCGAGTTCGGCCAAATCGATGTCAAGTCCTGACTCTTTGATGAGCGGTGGGAGAGAAGGGTCGAGCATCGGCGAAGGTTGCGCGGGTTTGTGGACTTTTGCGGGCTCTGGAGTTGGAATGGGCGGGGGTGGCGGTGGCGGCGAAGGTGGGTGATCGACCGGTGCGCCGAGGCCGAAGTGCTTCATCCAGTAGGCCAAATCTGACCTGTTCAGGGGAGTACTTTGCGCAAACGCTGGGAGTTCCGGCTTACGGGCCCGATCGTGGTCCGCAGTGAGGTGCCTTAGAAAGGTGGAGGCTTGGAGCGGGCGTCCCCCCCATTTTCGGGCAGATCGGATCAGGCGGCGGTCTGAACTCACCATGGTGATCGAGGAAGATCCCTGATGGTGGAGGAGGAGTTCTTCGATCAGGTCGTCGGCTTCCTGCCCGGGGCGGGAAAAGACGAGACGGACAGAGTCGAGGCTGATGGAGGTGGTGCGGCCTGAGGCGGCGATGGCTTGATTGGGGCGGGTCTGCGAGGCGAGGGGGCCATCGCAGACAAGGACGGTTGACTCGTTGCGATACCTGCTGGTCTTGAGGAGTCGGACCAGGTCGAGGAGTTCGGGAGCGGCCAAGTGAGGCGGGAGGACGCCTTGGACGTTGAGGACGTTGTAGGCGTCGATGATGAGCATGGGGCGGGAAAGCGTATGGCGGGTTGATCGGCGGACTTTGGTGCCCTTTACTTACGCCCGGTCCCGGAGGATCGGGAGGGAGCGCGGGTCGCTCTTGAGCGGTGGGCATTGACTGGTCAGAGGAAGTGGAAGCATGGCGATTCGGATCAAGTCTCGGGGCGGGGAGAGCGTCGAGCAGATGATGCGTCGATTCAAGAAGTTGTGCGAGAAGGAAGGCCTGACGAAGGACATCAAGCGCAAAGAGTACTACGAGAAGCCTTCGGAGCGCAAGCGGCGTGCGCGTCGCAAGAGCGACAACCGTCGGATCCGTTTCGACGAGTAGGCTTCTGAATCTGGTGCGCGAGCGATCACCGACTTCTTGGCGGTTGCGTGCGCGGGCTCTTGCGCCTGCAGCAGACGTACCGATAAATGATTGAGACGATTTGGCGGTGGAAAGTGAGCGGGTGCTCACTTGGTGTGCTATTGTATCGACCCTCCTCGTGCTGCATATTCTGGCGACTGTTGGGGGAGGGGCCGGCCGGTGCAGGTCGGCGGGAAACAAGGGACAAATCAAGAGGAAGGATCGATGACGATGGTTTGCTCACTCATTCCGACGTTTGGATCGATCGCGGACATGCCACCGACGTTCTGGCTTGCGCCGGCGGGGGGCATTGCGGCTTTGATCATGGCATTCATGTTCTCGCGGACGGTGATGGGCCGGAGCGAGGGCGACGACGAGATGATCCGGATTGCGCAGGCGGTGCGTGACGGTGCGATGGCGTACCTGAAACGGCAGTACCGGGTTGTTGCGATCGTGTTTGTGCTGCTGGTCGCGTTCCTGGCGGGCATGTGGGCTCTGAAACTTCAGGATGGGCTGACGCTGATCGGCGTTCCGGTCGCGGGGCTGCTCTCGGGGTTGTGCGGGTGGTTCGGGATGAAGATGGCGACCAACGCCAGTGCCCGGACGGCGCACGCTGCCAAGACATCGCTCAATGACGGGCTGACGGTTGCGTTCCGATCGGGAGCGGTGATGGGTCTGGTGGTGGTGGGGTTTGCGATTCTGGACGTGAGTGCGTGGTTCTTCATTCTCAACGGTTTTACTGAGATGAGGATCGAGATCATCACGACCGTGATGCTTAGTTACGGGATGGGGGCTTCGACACAGGCGTTGTTTGCTCGCGTGGGCGGCGGCATTTATACCAAGGCTGCGGACGTGGGGGCGGACCTGGTGGGCAAGGTCGAGGCGGGTATTCCGGAAGACGACGCGCGCAACCCGGCGACGATCGCGGACAATGTCGGCGACAACGTGGGCGACGTGGCGGGCATGGGTGCGGACTTGTATGAGTCGTATTACGGTTCGATTCTGGCGACCATGGCACTTGGTGCTGCGGCTGCGATGAGCCTGTTCGGGATTACCGGGTCGGAATCGATGGGCCTTGGAATGGCGCTTGCTGCTGCCCCGCTCGGGCTTGCGGGCGTCGGGATCTTCTGCTCGATTCTTGGCGTGTTCACAGTGAAGGCGAAAGAGAACGCCTCGTTTGCTGAGCTGCTCAAGAGTCTGCACAAGGGCGTGTGGATTGCTTCGGCGCTGATCATCGTGGCTGCGGGCGCGCTGTTCTACTTCGTGCTGGGCAAGGCAGGGGCTGACGGTGGTGCGCTCGAAGGCATTACGACGTGGTGGCGCGTGTGGCTGGCGATTGTGGTCGGTCTGGTTGCGGGTAATGTGATCGCAGTGGCGACGGAGTATTACACGAGCTATGAGCACCGTCCGACGCAGCGGATTGCTGAGCAGGCACTGACCGGGCCGGCGACAGTGATTATCGCGGGCATTGCTGAAGGGATGAAGTCGACCTGGGCATCGCTGGTGACGGTGGTCGCGGCGATCATCGCGGCGTTCGTGCTGGCGGGCGGCAACGAGAGTTTCCTGATGGGTCTGTATGGCGTGGGCATTGCGGCGGTGGGCATGCTGAGCACGCTTGGCATCACGCTGGCGACGGATGCGTATGGCCCGATCGCGGACAACGCGGGCGGGAACGCCGAGATGACCAGTCAGCCCCCGCATGTGCGTGAGCGGACGGACATGCTCGACTCGCTGGGCAACACGACCGCAGCGACGGGCAAGGGCTTTGCGATTGGTTCTGCGGCCTTGACGGCTTTGGCGCTGTTCGCGGCGTACATCCAGATCGTTCAGACACAGATCACGACGCAATCGGTGGCGTTCATCGACAAGGGTTCGTATGTGGCTCCTGCGGGTGCGACCGACGGCTTGTTCGCGGTGTATGAAGGCTACGGCAAGTTTGCGGTGGTCTCGGAGAGCGGCGCAGGGCGTGAGGTGGACGGCGCGATGGTACTGGACATCAAGGGTGCTTCGCGTCGGCCGAACTTTGAGAAGGGCAAGACCTTCCCGATCGAACGTGATGGGCGCGATGCGTATCAGATCCACGGCACGGCGATGAACCTGGACGATCAAGTCGAAGCATGGACGATGCACCTTGCCTCGTCGCGAAATGGTTCGATCAAGGATGTGCTGAGGTTTTACGACGTGACGATTGCCAATCCGAGGCTGCTCGGCGGAATCTTCATCGGGGTGCTGCTGGCGTTCCTGTTCTGTGCCCTGACGATGAGTGCGGTGGGCCGTGCGGCGTATGCGATGATGGGCGAGTGCCGCAGGCAGTTTGGGAAGATGCGTGCTGCCTTCAGGGCCAAGGGCATGAGCGAAGAGCAGATCTCGAACCCCGAGGCCTGGCCCAAGCAGGTTGAGTTTGAGGGGCAGCAGTATCCGGACTATGCCCGTTGCGTGTCGATTTCGACAGCTGGTGCGCAGAAGGAAATGATCGTGCCGGCAGCGCTGGCGATCTTTGTGCCGATCGCGGTGGGTTTGGTCTTGAGCGTGCCGGGGGTGATGGGTCTGCTTGCGGGCGGGCTGACGAGCGGCTTTGCAGTGGCGGTGTTCATGGCCAACGCGGGCGGCGCGTGGGATAACGCGAAGAAGCTGCTTGAGTCGTACGGGCGCATCACGGCGGATCAGTTCCTCGAGCACGCGGAAATCAGGTCGAAGATTCCCGAGGCAGTGCGTGGGGCGGTTGCAGCGCGTGCGGCCGAGTACAAGGCAGCGGGTAACGGCTCGAAGTACGTCTATGGCAAGGGATCGGATGACCACAAGGCGACTGTTGTTGGTGACACGGTGGGCGATCCGTTCAAGGACACTTCGGGGCCTTCGCTCAACATCCTGATCAAATTGATCTCGATTGTGTCGGTGGTGTTTGCGGGGCTGATCGTGGCGTATGGGCCGGTGATCGGCGGGTTGATCGGGCTGACGTAAGCCGTCGATCGATATGACCAAAGTTCGCCATCGGGCCCGGAAGCACTCCGGGCCCGTTTTATTGTGCAGTGGGGCCTGAACCTGGTTGATGCGAGCCTCGAAGCAGGATCAGGATTGGGTTTCAGGTGCGATGCGTTTGTGGAAGCACGTGATGGAACAGACGGCGGTGAAGCCGAGCGCCTGGTGCGCGGCGATGCTCTGGGCATTGTCGATTTCCGAGTCCGAGGCGAACTCGGTGCATCCTTGCGAGACGGCCCAGCGTTCGGCCTCAATGAGCAGCGCGCGGCCTACGCCTCTGTGGTGCCATGCAGGCTCGACATACCAGCCCTCCAGATATGCGACCGGAGAGGAATGGCAACCTTCGGCATAGTCACGAAGCGAGACTTCAGCAAAACCGATGGGCTCGCTGCCGTTGTGTTCGCGTGCGACGAGAACCTGGTGGGGCAGGCCCTGGATGGTGCCAGAGTCAAAGTAGGTGCGTGTGAATGACTCGATATCATCCGTGAACCATGAGGGTCCCATGGCGCGGCGCATGCGGATCCAGGCGGGCTGATCGGCGACGGTGATGGGTGCGACGAGAAAGGTCATGACGATCTTGCGGCGTTGCGCCTGCGGGCAACGCACTGTCGGATGTTCAATAGTTGGGCGTTGGCGCGCGGAAGTCGTCGAAGCGAATGGACTTGAAGTAGTCGATGGTCCTGGCGAGCCCTTCATTGAGTTGGATCTTCGGCTCCCAGTTCAGGCGTGAGCGCGCCAGCGTGATATCGGGCTGACGCTGGCGTGGATCATCCGCGGGAAGGGCGAGGTGTTCGAGCGGGAGGTCTTCGCGGCCGGTGAGTTTGAGGATGAGTTGCGCGAGTTGGAGGATGGTGAATTCGTTGGGATTGCCGATGTTGACGGGTCCGGGGAAGTCGTCGGGGCCGTTCATCATGCGGATGAGGCCTTCGATCATGTCGTCAACATAGCAGAATGAACGGCTTTGTGATCCGTCGCCGAACATGGTGAGTTTGGAAGAGTGAAGTGCCTGACGGATGAAGTTTGAGACGACGCGGCCGTCGAACGGGTGCATGCGTGGGCCGTAGGTGTTGAAGATGCGCACGACGCGGATGTTGACGCGGTTGGCGCGGTGATAGTCGAAGAAGAGAGTTTCGGCGGCGCGCTTTCCTTCGTCGTAGCAGGCGCGTGGGCCGATGGGGTTGACATTGCCGCGATAGGACTCGGGCTGGGGATGAATATCGGGATCGCCATAGACCTCACTGGTGGATGCCTGGAGAACTTTGGCGCGACAGCGTTTGGCCATGCCGAGGATATTGATTGCGCCCATGACAGAGGTTTTCATGGTTTTGATGGGGTTGTATTGATAGTGCCCTGGTGCGGCGGGGCATGCGAGGTTGTAGATCTCGTCGACTTCGAGCCAGAGCGGGTGTGTGACGTCATGGCGGATGAGTTCGAAGTTTGAGTGATCGAGCAGGTGTTCAACGTTCGATTTCTGGCTTGTGAAGAAGTTGTCGAGGCAGATGACGTCGTGTCCCTGCTGCACGAGCCGGTCGCAGAGGTGCGAGCCGAGAAAACCCGCGCCGCCGGTCACGAGGATGCGTTTGAGACTCACGATGCGGCTCCATCATTCCATGTGTGCTGGTGTTCGGCGAGGTATTGGACATAGGAACGCATGGCTGCGAGAGGCTCGTGTGCGG
Protein-coding sequences here:
- a CDS encoding GNAT family N-acetyltransferase encodes the protein MTFLVAPITVADQPAWIRMRRAMGPSWFTDDIESFTRTYFDSGTIQGLPHQVLVAREHNGSEPIGFAEVSLRDYAEGCHSSPVAYLEGWYVEPAWHHRGVGRALLIEAERWAVSQGCTEFASDSEIDNAQSIAAHQALGFTAVCSITCFHKRIAPETQS
- a CDS encoding SDR family oxidoreductase — translated: MVSLKRILVTGGAGFLGSHLCDRLVQQGHDVICLDNFFTSQKSNVEHLLDHSNFELIRHDVTHPLWLEVDEIYNLACPAAPGHYQYNPIKTMKTSVMGAINILGMAKRCRAKVLQASTSEVYGDPDIHPQPESYRGNVNPIGPRACYDEGKRAAETLFFDYHRANRVNIRVVRIFNTYGPRMHPFDGRVVSNFIRQALHSSKLTMFGDGSQSRSFCYVDDMIEGLIRMMNGPDDFPGPVNIGNPNEFTILQLAQLILKLTGREDLPLEHLALPADDPRQRQPDITLARSRLNWEPKIQLNEGLARTIDYFKSIRFDDFRAPTPNY